Proteins from a genomic interval of Halorussus rarus:
- a CDS encoding Sec-independent protein translocase subunit TatA/TatB, protein MIPLFGPVPGGMEMMVILLIAVLLFGANKIPKLARSTGEAMGEF, encoded by the coding sequence ATGATACCACTGTTCGGACCCGTGCCCGGCGGGATGGAGATGATGGTGATCCTCCTCATCGCCGTCCTGCTGTTCGGCGCGAACAAGATCCCGAAGCTGGCCCGCTCGACCGGCGAGGCCATGGGCGAGTTCA